CACTTTGCGGATAAACATCAATCAGTCATTGGAATAAGTCTGAAGGGTCGCCAAACGGCGGCCCTTTTTGGTTCCAGACTGCGGAGCTTTTGCGGTAGGCTTTTCCAATCATTGGAAAACTGAGGTGCAGGAGAGATTATGATGAATATATTGGCTGTTGCGGTGCTGGCTGTTTCTTCTCAGGTGACGGATGTCACCGTGTTCAACGATCGCGCGCTGGTGGTGCGTTCGGCAGAGGTGGAGCTGGAGCAGGGGATCTCTACGATCAGGTTTGATCATCTTCCGGAGGCCATTGATTCGCGCGGGATTCAGGTGACGGGCGCTGGAGATGCGGTGGTGCTCGATGTACGTTTCAAAACCGAAAATTATGAAGAGATTCCGGAAGAAGCCTGGAAAAAGCTTTCAGATGAAAAAGCGCGGCTGGAAAAAGAGGCGGATAGCGTCGGGCAGCAAATTGAGCGGTTTGAGGCATCGAAGGAATTTCTGAATGCCATCAGTAAAAAAGTGACTTCTGCGTCGGGAAAAGAGGAAGGGGCCGCTTCGCTCGATCCGGGCAGTTGGGAAAGCATGCTGGCGCTCTACAGCACCAAAAGCGAGGAGTATGACGAAGGCCGCCGCCTTGCCCGGGAAAAACTGGAAGGTATTCGGAAGGCTCTGGAAAAGGTGAATGCGGATATCCGCGATGCCGGGATGCATCAGCGGAAAACGCGACGTGTGGTGGAGGTGGATCTGGAAAGTGACCGGGCGGAAAATGCGGTGCTGCATCTTTCCTATATTGTGCGCGGGCCCCAATGGGTTCCGGCTTATGATATCCGGGTGGATACGGAAACGCGTGAGATGGAGGTAAACTATTTTGCGCTGGTTCGGCAGCGCACCGGCGAGGACTGGAGCGGTGTGGCACTGAAACTTTCGACGGCCAATCCCGGTCTCGGCGGTCAGCATCCGGAACTGGATCCATGGCGGATCAGTATGTCTTCTCCGCGTGCGGCAAAATCGCGGGCCTACAGTTTTTCCGCAAAAGCACTGCCGGACCTGGCCGGCAGCGCGGAGGTTTCGCTTGCGAACTCTTTCGGTTCGGATAGCGAGGTGAGCTCGTGGGCAGAAGCGCAGCCGGCTCCCATTAAACAGAGAATGTCTTCGGTATCGCGCAAGGGGGCATCGGTGGTTTTTGAAGTAAAAGGGCAAAGTGATATTGAATCGGACAATGTGGAGCATCGTGTGGCGGTGACCTCGGTGAAACTGCCTTCGGTCTTCCGTTATTCCTCGGTTCCGAAACTCAGTCCGTTGGCTTACCTGAAAGCGAATGCGGAAAATACAGGTGAGCATCCGTTTTTAGAGGGGAAAGCCAATGTGTTTCTTGATGGAAACTTTGTGACGTCCACTCAGATGGAGCTGGTGGCCCCGGGTGAGGAGTTCTGGGTTTTTCTCGGTGCGGATGAAAGTATGAAGGTGGAGCATAAGCTCATTAAAAAATATCAGAGTAAGGAAGGATTCGGCGGGAAAACGGTGCGGCATACGTATGAATATCTCATGACGGTGAAGAATACGCACAGTGTGCCTGAAGAAGTCATTGTATGGGATCAGCTTCCCATTTCCGGAAGTGAAGGGCTGGATGTGGAGTTGATCGAGCCGAAGTATTCTAAGGATACGGATGCATTGAAGATTGATGATGAGATGCGGATCAGCTGGTTTCGCACGCTTAAGCCGGGCGAAGAGTGGCAAATCCCTTTCAGTTTCCGTGTAGAGGCCCCGCGGGATATGAATATTTCGGGACTCTGATGAATATCTCTTTCCATAAAATGCATGGTGCCGGGAATGATTTTATCGTGATTGATGATTCCGGGCTTCGGTTTCCGCTGGATGATACGCCGTTTATTCAGAAGATGACTGCGCGCCGGACCGGCGTTGGCTGCGACGGAGTCCTGTTGATCCAGCCCTCGGAAACGGCGGATTTCCGGATGCGGTTTATTAATCCAGACGGCGGAGAGGTGGACATGTGCGGCAACGGGGCGCGCTGTATTGCTCGGCGGGCGTTTGATTTGGGTTTGGTGACAGAGGACATGACGATTGAAACCGGTGCTGGCAGGGTTGAGGCACAGGTGTTGGGTCGGCAGGTGCGGATTTGTTTAACTGAACCGAAAGATCTGAAGCTGGGATTGGATGCTGGACTGGAACGTCCGCTTGATTTTTTGAATACCGGTGTGGAGCACGCGGTGGACTGGGTGGATGATCCGTCGGAAATTGATGTTCAGGTTCTGGGAAAAAAAATCCGGGAACATCCGCTTTTCGGTTCGGGTGGAACCAATGCCAATTTTGCGAAGGTGGAAGCGGATGGGTCGATTATATTGCGTACTTATGAGCGCGGGGTTGAGGCGGAAACGCTGGCCTGTGGGACGGGTGCGGCGGCGGTTGGATTGATTGCCGCGGAGAAGGGTTGGGTCAGTTTGCCGGTTCCTGTGCATTGCGCCGGCGGGTATGATCTGGTAATTGATCTTTTTCGAAATAAGGCCACGCTGACCGGTGGGGCGGAATATGTTTTTGAAGGGACGGTCGAATATGGAGATCGGGTTTAGTCTGGGGTCCAATTTATATAATCGGAAAAGGTTGCTGATGCAGGCGAAGAATCTGCTGCTGTCGGCTCCGCGTACCACATTTTCGGCGCAGTCCCCGATTTACGAAACGACACCGGTGGATGTGAAGCCGGAGTATCAGGATATGGCGTATTTGAACTCCATTGTGGTGGTGGAGAGCGAACTTCCGCTGGCCAGCTGGCTTTCTTATATCGGGAAACTTGAGCATATGCTGGGACGTGAACGGAATATTGAGGATCGCAATGCGCCGCGCCCAATTGATGTGGATATTATTTATGCCGGCGACTCGATTATTGACAGCGGTGGGTTGGAGGTGCCGCATCCCCGTTGGGCCGAGCGCGAGTTTGTGGTGCGTCCGCTGGCGGATGTGCGTCCGGAGATGGTGCTGCCGGAAGCGAGTAAGTCGGTGGTGGAGATTCTGGCGTCGCTTGCGCCTGATGAAGGACTTCGCGTTTTTGATGAGCGCTGGTGAAATGATGTAGACGAAGCATACTGCATACTGCTTCGTTGCAATTTAGGAACTCAGGATGAAATGGACTGCCTCAAAACTCAGGGCCCTTAAGGGCGAACAGAAAATTGCCATGGTAACGGCCTACGATGCGCTGACCGGTGCGCTGGCGGATGATGCCGGTATTCCCGCTGTTCTGGTAGGCGATTCGCTGGGCATGACGGTGTTGGGTTATGATACGACGTTGCCGGTGAGTATGGATGAAATGGTGCATCATACGGCGGCGGTTTCGCGCGGGGTTCAGAATGCACTGGTGATTGCAGATATGCCTTTTATGTCGTATCAGCCTTCGCTGGCCGCGGGGCTGGAAAATGCCGGCCGCTTTTTGAAAGAAGCCCGAGCCGATGCGGTGAAAATCGAAGGCGGTGCGATTCGCGGCGAGCTGATTGAATCGCTGGTGAAAAACGGTATTCCGGTGCTTGGACATATCGGGCTGACGCCGCAGAGCATTAAGGAAATGGGCGGATATAAGGTTCAGGGAAAAACGTCTGAACAGGCGAGACAGCTGATGGATGATGCCATGGCGGTGGAGCAGGCCGGTGCGTTTGGACTCGTGCTGGAATGTGTGCCGGCGGAGCTGGGCGAAACCCTCTCGAAGGCGCTGACGATTCCGACCATTGGAATTGGTGCGGGGTCGGGATGCGATGGGCAGGTACTTGTGCTGACAGACCTGCTGGGTATGAGCGGGAAACCTGTCCCGAAGTTTGTGAAGCATTTTGCACATCTGCACGGTCAGATTATTGACGCCTTGCAGGCGTATAAGTCGGAAGTGGAGTCCGGAACCTTTCCTGCTGACGAAAATATCTATTAATTTTGCGGGCAATTGACCTTCATTGAACCGCTCTGATCCAGGGCGTATTCCTGAAGAGTTGTTCTGATGAGTGGGCTAAGTATGAAAATTATCGAATCTCCCAGGGAAATGCAGCAGACGGCGCTGGAGCTGAAGCGTGCCGGAAAAACGATTGGTTTTGTCCCTACCATGGGCTTCCTGCATGAAGGACACCTTTCTTTAATTGAGGCTGCGCGTTCACAGTGCGATGTGCTGGTGGTGAGCATCTTTGTGAATCCGGCGCAATTCGGACCGAACGAGGATCTTGATGCGTATCCGCGCGATTTTGAACGCGATGAAAGCCTCTGTGTGGAGGAGGGCGTGGATATCCTTTTTTATCCGGAGGGGGAGGGTATGTATGCCTCAGACGCCAGTTGCTGGGTGGATGAAACGAGGCTGAGCGTTGGGCTCTGCGGGGGATCAAGGCCGGGCCATTTCCGTGGCGTCTGCACGGTAGTGGCAAAGCTGTTTAATCTGGTGCAGCCGGACCGGGCGGTCTTCGGTGAAAAAGATGCCCAGCAGTTGCGGGTGATCGAACGGATGGTGAGGGACCTGAATTTTCCTGTAAAAATTATCCGCGGACCGATTGTGCGCGAGCCGGACGGATTGGCGATGAGTTCCCGGAACAGATATCTGAATGCGGAGCAACGTCGGCAGGCTCTTTGTTTGAAGCAGGCTCTTGATTTGGCGGAATCGCTGGTCGCTGAAGGCGACCGCAGTGTGGAGTCGATTCGACAGCAGATGCGTGTGCTGATCGGGACGGTGTCGGGGGCGGAAATTGACTATATTGAATTTGTTGATGACGTAACGATGGCCCCGGTTGAGGTTATCGAGTCCGAAACTCTGGTGGCGCTTGCGGTAAAAATCGGGGCGACACGCTTAATTGATAATATGGTTTTGAATCCGTAGTCCGCTACAGCGGAGACGGTTGCGATACCCGTTGTTTTTTTTAGTCATTTCTGTTTGAAAAGCATGAGCGCATCATTACATTGGTGTCCGCTTTTGAAACACAAGGTGCGGTAGCCAAGCGGTTAGGCAGTGGATTGCAAATCCATCTAGATCGGTTCGACTCCGATCCGCACCTCCATTTTTTCAGGTCCGCTTAATCGATAACCAGGAGAAGAAAATGTCGGTTCCACAAGATCTGTTCTACGCTAAATCCCATGAGTGGGTATCGCTTGAAGACGGCATTGCCACAGTCGGCATTACGGATTTCGCACAGAGCCAGCTTTCCGATCTGACTTTTGTTGAGCTTCCGGAAGTCGGGACCGTATTCGAGGCGGGTGATGAAGCTGCCGTGGTTGAATCCGTGAAAGCGGCTGCTGATGTTTATGCCCCGGTCGGCGGTGAAGTGGTTGAGGTAAACGGCGAGCTTGAAGACGCGCCGGAACTGATTAATAACGATTCGTTCGGTAAAGGCTGGATTTTCAAGATCAAGGTCAACGATGAATCGGAAGTTGATAATATGATGGATGCGGATTCCTATGAGGAACTCTGTCCGTCGGAATAATTTCTTCCGCGAATTTAAAATTCAGGGAGGACCGATGTCCTCCCTTTTTTGTTTTGTATGAAAGCGTGGTCTGTCAGTTTTAATGAGCCGGTTCCTTATCAGGAGGGGCTCGATTTGCAGCACCGTCTGTTGAAGGCGCGGCAGGAAGATCGGATTCCGGATACCGTTCTGATGTTACAGCATACACCAACGGTCACTCTTGGTAACCGCGGGCGTGACAATTATCTGCTTAAGACTGAAGAGGAGTACAAAGCATTGGGGATTGATCTGTTTCATGTGGAACGTGGCGGTGATGTCACTTTTCATGGTCCGGGGCAGTGGGTCATCTATCCGATTCTCTATCTCGGGGGCAACGAGGCTGATTCTCATGGCTACCTTTCAAATCTCGAAGAAATAGCGATCCGAACGCTGGGCGATTTTGGAATCAAAGGGTTTCGTCGTGAGGGCAAATCGGGAGCCTGGACTGATGCCGGTAAAGTTGCGGCCATCGGGTTTCGCTTAAAAAAATGGGTTTCTTTTCATGGCATGAGTTTCAATGTGTCGAATGATCTCATGGGCTTCGGCACCATTGTTCCTTGCGGTCTGGTGGGAGAACCGGTGGCTACGATGAAGACGCTGCTTGGCGAAGTTTGTCCTGAAATGGCGACTGTGCGCGATTCCATGCTCAATCATTTTTCCAAGGTCTGTAACCGGGAACTGGAGCGGTATGATGCGGATGACGCGCTTCCCGAAGAGCTAGGGATGTACTTTTAGAATTCCGTTTCCCATTTCCGGATGGCATCGAGTGCTTTATGTGCTGTTAAGTCGATGTGGATCGGGGTGAGGGATACATAGCCGGCTTCAATGAGTCGGATGTCCGTATCGGGATGTTCGTCCTGCAGTTCCAGTTCGCCATCGAGCCAGTAGTAAAGGTTGCCACGCGGATCGCGGTGTTCCGAGAATTTTTCAATAAAGCGCGATCGTCCCATTTTTCCGGCTTTTATGCCTTTAATGGCCTCAAACGGCAGATTCGGGATGTTGACGTTGAGCAGGGTGTCTTTCGGTAAAGGATTTTTCCGGACGTTGGAAATTACAAGCCGGGCCACTTTGGCGGCCGTTTCCCAGTTGGGGTTTTCCCAGGTGCACAGGGAGAGGGCGATGGCGGGGAAGCCGAGAACGACTGCTTCGCTGGCTGCGGATACCGTGCCGGAATAGAGTACGCTGATTCCGGTGTTGGGGCCGAGGTTGATGCCGCTTACCACGAGATCCGGAGGATCCTTTTTGTGAAGAAAGCTGCAGGCGAGTTTGATGCAGTCTGCAGGCGTTCCGTCAACGGCAATGCCGCTGAGTCCATTCTCCCGTTTAACCGGCAGGGTTCGGATGGGATCATAAATCGTGATGGCATGGCCGGTTGCGCTTCGTTCCGTATGCGGGGCAACGACGCGGAGTTCGTTTGTTTTGCAGAGTGCTTCATATAGAGCATTAATGCCTTCGGCGTGGATTCCATCGTCATTGCACAGCAGGATTTTCATTTTCTGATCATGCCGTTCAGGGAATAAAACATCAAGAATGGATGGTTGCATCAGCGCTTCGGAGCCGTATCCTGTCCTGATGAATCTTATTCTGCTCCATCCTGATGAAGTAAAAAATAACCGCACGGTGCTGACTGATGCGCGGGCGAAACATATCCGCAAGGTGTTGAAGGCTGCGCCCGGGAAATCGCTCCGGGTGGGGGTGGTAAACGGACCGTTGGGGCATGGTGTGGTGGAGCGTATAGATTCTGAAGATGTGGAACTGGTATGTTCATTTGAAAAAAGTTTGCCGGCCCGTCCGAAGGTCGATCTGTTGCTGGCGATGCCCCGTCCGAAAGTGCTTAAACGTTTGTGGGCGCAGTTCGCCGCGCTGGGCGTTGGAAAGATTGTGTTGCTGCGCGCCGGAAAGGTGGAGCGCTGCTATTTTGACAGTCATGTCATCGAGCCGGATTTTTATGTCAATCTGCTGCTGGAAGGGTTGCAGCAGGCCCGGTGTACGCATTTGCCGGAAGTGCAGATTGAGCCGTTGTTTAAACCCTATATCGAAGATCGGTTTGCAAACGATTTTTCCGAGCACTGGAAACTGCTTGCAGATCCTTCAGGTAAAAAGCGTATTCGCGATTTCCAATGTCCGGATGGTGCGCAGCGAACCGTCCTGGCCGTCGGTCCGGAAGGCGGTTGGACGGACTATGAACTGGAGATGTTGCGGGGGAAGGGGTTTGCGTTGCTCGGTATGGGGGATCGGATTCTTCGCACAGATACGGCTGTCGTAGGTTTGCTGTCGCTTCTTCATGAATGGGCGGAATGAGGTACACACCTGCGCAGGTGTGCATTTTTGGAAGGTGCACACTTGCGCAGGTGTGAGCGTACGCGTAACAATGTCCGTATGAGCGAAGATCTGATCTGGAGACAACTGCGGGTGTTGGCTAATCCGTTGCGAATCGAAATGCTGACTCTGCTCAGTACCGATTCGAAGTTGTATGTGCAGCGGATTGGAGAGTTGCTCGGCTGTGCAGAGGATATTGCGAGTAAGCATCTGCAGAGACTGGGAGATGGTGGATTTCTGCGTTCGTGGCGCAGAGGGCGATATCTCTATTATGGAATCAATACTGAGCATCCGCTGGTTGCAGCACTTCTTGAGGAGATCGATCGGCCGGAAGCGGATATCGGAACGATCCTTAAAAGTCTGACGGCATTTACCCATGAGCGGCGTATTCAAATCGTTCGCTCACTGATGACGGAACCGAAGTCTGTTGATGCACTCAGAGTGGAAACGGGTATTTCCGGAGATGCGCTGTTGCGGCATTTAAGAAAGCTTGAAGCGCGGGAAATGGTTTTTCACAGAGAGGGGTGCTGGTCGGTTGCTGTTCCGCGGAACCGCCTCAGACAGTGGCTCATGGAATATGTAACAGGTTAATAATGCGCACACCTGCGCAGGTGTGATTACAGGAGTGAAAATGAAAAATTTGATTAAGTGGATCGC
This is a stretch of genomic DNA from Pontiella agarivorans. It encodes these proteins:
- a CDS encoding mucoidy inhibitor MuiA family protein, which gives rise to MMNILAVAVLAVSSQVTDVTVFNDRALVVRSAEVELEQGISTIRFDHLPEAIDSRGIQVTGAGDAVVLDVRFKTENYEEIPEEAWKKLSDEKARLEKEADSVGQQIERFEASKEFLNAISKKVTSASGKEEGAASLDPGSWESMLALYSTKSEEYDEGRRLAREKLEGIRKALEKVNADIRDAGMHQRKTRRVVEVDLESDRAENAVLHLSYIVRGPQWVPAYDIRVDTETREMEVNYFALVRQRTGEDWSGVALKLSTANPGLGGQHPELDPWRISMSSPRAAKSRAYSFSAKALPDLAGSAEVSLANSFGSDSEVSSWAEAQPAPIKQRMSSVSRKGASVVFEVKGQSDIESDNVEHRVAVTSVKLPSVFRYSSVPKLSPLAYLKANAENTGEHPFLEGKANVFLDGNFVTSTQMELVAPGEEFWVFLGADESMKVEHKLIKKYQSKEGFGGKTVRHTYEYLMTVKNTHSVPEEVIVWDQLPISGSEGLDVELIEPKYSKDTDALKIDDEMRISWFRTLKPGEEWQIPFSFRVEAPRDMNISGL
- the dapF gene encoding diaminopimelate epimerase; this encodes MNISFHKMHGAGNDFIVIDDSGLRFPLDDTPFIQKMTARRTGVGCDGVLLIQPSETADFRMRFINPDGGEVDMCGNGARCIARRAFDLGLVTEDMTIETGAGRVEAQVLGRQVRICLTEPKDLKLGLDAGLERPLDFLNTGVEHAVDWVDDPSEIDVQVLGKKIREHPLFGSGGTNANFAKVEADGSIILRTYERGVEAETLACGTGAAAVGLIAAEKGWVSLPVPVHCAGGYDLVIDLFRNKATLTGGAEYVFEGTVEYGDRV
- the folK gene encoding 2-amino-4-hydroxy-6-hydroxymethyldihydropteridine diphosphokinase, with translation MEIGFSLGSNLYNRKRLLMQAKNLLLSAPRTTFSAQSPIYETTPVDVKPEYQDMAYLNSIVVVESELPLASWLSYIGKLEHMLGRERNIEDRNAPRPIDVDIIYAGDSIIDSGGLEVPHPRWAEREFVVRPLADVRPEMVLPEASKSVVEILASLAPDEGLRVFDERW
- the panB gene encoding 3-methyl-2-oxobutanoate hydroxymethyltransferase, which codes for MKWTASKLRALKGEQKIAMVTAYDALTGALADDAGIPAVLVGDSLGMTVLGYDTTLPVSMDEMVHHTAAVSRGVQNALVIADMPFMSYQPSLAAGLENAGRFLKEARADAVKIEGGAIRGELIESLVKNGIPVLGHIGLTPQSIKEMGGYKVQGKTSEQARQLMDDAMAVEQAGAFGLVLECVPAELGETLSKALTIPTIGIGAGSGCDGQVLVLTDLLGMSGKPVPKFVKHFAHLHGQIIDALQAYKSEVESGTFPADENIY
- the panC gene encoding pantoate--beta-alanine ligase is translated as MKIIESPREMQQTALELKRAGKTIGFVPTMGFLHEGHLSLIEAARSQCDVLVVSIFVNPAQFGPNEDLDAYPRDFERDESLCVEEGVDILFYPEGEGMYASDASCWVDETRLSVGLCGGSRPGHFRGVCTVVAKLFNLVQPDRAVFGEKDAQQLRVIERMVRDLNFPVKIIRGPIVREPDGLAMSSRNRYLNAEQRRQALCLKQALDLAESLVAEGDRSVESIRQQMRVLIGTVSGAEIDYIEFVDDVTMAPVEVIESETLVALAVKIGATRLIDNMVLNP
- the gcvH gene encoding glycine cleavage system protein GcvH; the protein is MSVPQDLFYAKSHEWVSLEDGIATVGITDFAQSQLSDLTFVELPEVGTVFEAGDEAAVVESVKAAADVYAPVGGEVVEVNGELEDAPELINNDSFGKGWIFKIKVNDESEVDNMMDADSYEELCPSE
- the lipB gene encoding lipoyl(octanoyl) transferase LipB, producing the protein MKAWSVSFNEPVPYQEGLDLQHRLLKARQEDRIPDTVLMLQHTPTVTLGNRGRDNYLLKTEEEYKALGIDLFHVERGGDVTFHGPGQWVIYPILYLGGNEADSHGYLSNLEEIAIRTLGDFGIKGFRREGKSGAWTDAGKVAAIGFRLKKWVSFHGMSFNVSNDLMGFGTIVPCGLVGEPVATMKTLLGEVCPEMATVRDSMLNHFSKVCNRELERYDADDALPEELGMYF
- the surE gene encoding 5'/3'-nucleotidase SurE; its protein translation is MKILLCNDDGIHAEGINALYEALCKTNELRVVAPHTERSATGHAITIYDPIRTLPVKRENGLSGIAVDGTPADCIKLACSFLHKKDPPDLVVSGINLGPNTGISVLYSGTVSAASEAVVLGFPAIALSLCTWENPNWETAAKVARLVISNVRKNPLPKDTLLNVNIPNLPFEAIKGIKAGKMGRSRFIEKFSEHRDPRGNLYYWLDGELELQDEHPDTDIRLIEAGYVSLTPIHIDLTAHKALDAIRKWETEF
- a CDS encoding 16S rRNA (uracil(1498)-N(3))-methyltransferase, yielding MNLILLHPDEVKNNRTVLTDARAKHIRKVLKAAPGKSLRVGVVNGPLGHGVVERIDSEDVELVCSFEKSLPARPKVDLLLAMPRPKVLKRLWAQFAALGVGKIVLLRAGKVERCYFDSHVIEPDFYVNLLLEGLQQARCTHLPEVQIEPLFKPYIEDRFANDFSEHWKLLADPSGKKRIRDFQCPDGAQRTVLAVGPEGGWTDYELEMLRGKGFALLGMGDRILRTDTAVVGLLSLLHEWAE
- a CDS encoding ArsR/SmtB family transcription factor, translated to MSEDLIWRQLRVLANPLRIEMLTLLSTDSKLYVQRIGELLGCAEDIASKHLQRLGDGGFLRSWRRGRYLYYGINTEHPLVAALLEEIDRPEADIGTILKSLTAFTHERRIQIVRSLMTEPKSVDALRVETGISGDALLRHLRKLEAREMVFHREGCWSVAVPRNRLRQWLMEYVTG